The Desulforhopalus sp. genomic interval AGGCCGAGTTTATGAAGCGGTTTTTTCACAAGAACTTTTTCGACCTTCTGATACTGGACGAAGTGCATGAACTCAAGGGTGGCGGTACTGCCCAGGGCCAAGCAATGTCCTGTCTTATCGCTCGCTCAAAAAAGGTGCTGGCTCTTACCGGCACTTTGATGGGCGGCTATAGCTCAAATCTTTTTTATCTGCTCTGGCGGATGTTTTCTCGTCAGATGAAGGCAGATGGCTTTGAGTTTGGCAGGTCAATGCATTTTGCAGAACGCTACGGCGTTGTGCAACGCACTTATGACAGCAAGGATGTAAATGCAAGTCTCAATGTTGCCAGTATTGGCCGAAAGCTCGGTAAGTCACGGGTTAAGGAAGCTCCAGGAATATCACCCCTGTTACTGCCTGATCTGCTGCTTGAGCATTCGACCTTTGTCCGTCTGGCCGATGTTAATGACGCATTGCCGGAATACGAAGAAATCATCGTTCCAGTAGCATTGGAACCCGACCAACAACAACCGGAATATGCCCAACTCTCCCATGATCTCATAAATGCCACCAGCGAAGCATTAGCTCGTGGTGATATGCGGCTTATGGGCAAAATGATTCAATCCTTGCTGGCGTATCCTGATGGATGCCGGAATGGAGAAAGAATCACCTTGGAAATTGCAGGCAGAGAGACAGTAGTTGCCTCTGCACCTGGCCTAGGAATTGACCTGTTGCCAAAAGAAGAAAAGTTGCTGGAGATTATAACGGCTGAAAAGAAACAAGGGAGAAAAGCAGCGATCTTTCTCGAACATACCGGCACACGGGATTTGCTTCCTGTCTTAGAGGAAAAACTTCTAAAGCATGACTTGAAGCCTCTGGTACTCCGCAGTCAAACCGTAAACCCGGAGCATCGGGAGGATTGGCTCAAAAAGCAGGTTCAGACGGGATTGTACGATTGTCTTATTTGCAATCCCAATTTAGTAAAAACCGGACTCGATCTCCTGGAGTTTCCCACAATCATATTTTTTCAATGCGGTTATTCAGTATTCACGCTCAGACAAGCCAGCCGTAGGTCATGGCGTATCGGCCAAAATCAGCCGGTGCGGGTATTTTTCATGGCCTATTCCAAAACCATGCAGGAAAAAGCTCTGTCGCTCATGGCGCAAAAGATGGAAACATCGCTCGCAGTAGAGGGCGAGTTATCAGATAAAGGGCTTGCCGCATTATCTGAATCAGAAAACAGCATGATGTATGAACTGGCAAAGGCTTTGACCGGCAAGGTTGCGGTCAAGGATATGAGCGAAGCATGGACCAGATATCGGCAGCGTGAGTTGCTGAGCAGTCTGTCTATGGACGATGACCAGCATGTCACCATTACGACCACAACCACCATGAGTACTGCTGCCGGCAGCACAGCCACGATCACAGAAGAGTATGTTGTTCGCGGGACTGTGTATGTCAAGAAGGCCGGAGCAATCGCTTATGTCGGCAACAACCGCTTCGATCTGAAAGACGGATTTGTTTTCTGGTCCGGCAGAAAGATAGGTTGGTACGACCGACAAGGTTGCGGTGAAATCAACGAAAAGCCGATTCGTATCTATAAGCCTGACCAGTGCAAGCATTTTGTCCTGGCTGAAATACGAATAGCGGCATAACCCATTAACCCAACCTATTTATCCAACCCACAAGGGGCAAAACAACCCCTTGAGGGAAGTTTTGCTCCTTATCATTATGGAGGAAAACTTATGGATAATTCAGAAATCGAAATGATGGCCGAACCATTAGAAGTCGATATTACTCCAAAGCCGATCAGGATTGAATTGCCTGCACAGTTACG includes:
- a CDS encoding DEAD/DEAH box helicase; this encodes MEAITDTVESVIDGQKTVKLADFLDEWGDMLKNQVIQNMNPVYSLKAEDDWDSQAREKLQQLLRKPFESQTRKGILPVARSFFKEDHKAAFMVGEMGTGKTFMGLAVAHLIPKTHKRILIQCPGHLVKKWIREAQDTIPGCNCINLNGKSLDLLIAGKLTSTKPVGTEIWVMGKERAKLHFQRVPQRITVFGRQCCPECGGQITTDDDNNKCIPCEHCKAPMWMADGTKVRRYAKAEFMKRFFHKNFFDLLILDEVHELKGGGTAQGQAMSCLIARSKKVLALTGTLMGGYSSNLFYLLWRMFSRQMKADGFEFGRSMHFAERYGVVQRTYDSKDVNASLNVASIGRKLGKSRVKEAPGISPLLLPDLLLEHSTFVRLADVNDALPEYEEIIVPVALEPDQQQPEYAQLSHDLINATSEALARGDMRLMGKMIQSLLAYPDGCRNGERITLEIAGRETVVASAPGLGIDLLPKEEKLLEIITAEKKQGRKAAIFLEHTGTRDLLPVLEEKLLKHDLKPLVLRSQTVNPEHREDWLKKQVQTGLYDCLICNPNLVKTGLDLLEFPTIIFFQCGYSVFTLRQASRRSWRIGQNQPVRVFFMAYSKTMQEKALSLMAQKMETSLAVEGELSDKGLAALSESENSMMYELAKALTGKVAVKDMSEAWTRYRQRELLSSLSMDDDQHVTITTTTTMSTAAGSTATITEEYVVRGTVYVKKAGAIAYVGNNRFDLKDGFVFWSGRKIGWYDRQGCGEINEKPIRIYKPDQCKHFVLAEIRIAA